One Chitinivibrionales bacterium genomic window, TGAACTACTGTATTCCAGGACCCCTATAATTTTCGACGGAGCCATGGGAACACAGATTCAGGAACTCGGGGTCAGGCCTTCCGATTTCCGCGACCACGAAGGATGCAATGAGATCCTCAATGTGTCGCGGCCCGATCTCATCACCAGGATCCACACCAACTACCTGCGGTCAGGCGCGCATGTCATCGAGACCAACACCTTTGGCGCGAACCGCGCAAAGCTCATGGAATACGGGCTCGACGGCTCGGTCGCGGAAATCAACAAAACGGCCGCGCAGCTCGGCAGGGCCGCGGTTGCGGAGGCGTGCTGCAACCATGCCTGTTTCGTGTGCGGCACCATGGGACCCACCGGCATTCTCTCGTCTCAAAGCGCGGGCCGGAAGAAATTCGATTTCAACGGGACCGCTGCGCTGTTCCGCGAGCAGGCCACGGCGCTGCTCGACGGCGGGGCGGACCTCCTGCTCCTCGAGACCATGCATGACCTTCTCGAGCTGCGCGCCGCGGTTTCCGGGATCAGGGGTCTTCTTGACGAACGCGCAATTACTATTCCGCTCCAGGCGCATGCGAGCATGGACGCGGCCGGCCGCATGCTTCTGGGCTCGGACCTCATCGCGTTTCTTGCCGCGGCCGCGGGCATGGGCGTCGACGTTGTCGGCCTTAACTGCAACACCGGGCCGCATGAGATGAAACGCCACGTGGAGGAACTGCTGGGTCTGTCGCCGCTGCCGGTGTGCATGATGCCGAACGCGGGCATGCCGAAAAACGTAAACGGCAAGGCCGTATATGACATGGGGCCCGACGAGTTCTGCAACACGATCGTTCCGCTTGTCTCGGAGAGGGGGCTCAATGTCACGGGAGGGTGCTGCGGCACGACGCCGGCGCACATCACCGCGCTTGCGAAGGCGCTTGACGGAAAGAAGGCCGCCCGGCGCACCATAACGCCGAAAACGTTTTGCGGGTCCGGCATTTCGGGAAAAGACCTTGAAACGGAAAAAAAACCTTTTATCATCGGCGAACGGCTCAACACCCAGGGCTCCAAAAAGACAAAGGAGCTTGTTCTTGCAAAAAATTACGACGAGCTGTATCAGGTGGCGCTGGGCCAGGCCCAAATGGGGAGCAGCATTCTTGACTTGTGCGTGGCGGTGAGCGAAGCCGACAACGAAAAAGAGACCATGGCGGCGCTCGTTTCGTTTTTGTCCGAGCGCGTGGCGCTGCCCTTTTCCATCGACTCAACCGATCCCGCGGTCATCGAGGCGGCGCTCAAGGCCTGCCCCGGGGCCGCGCTTGTCAATTCGATCAACCTCGAGGCGGGCGGCAAGCGCGCCCGCGCGATCCTGCGGCATGCCAAACAATTCGGCTGCCCAGTCATCGCGCTCACCATCGATGATGACGGAATGGCAAAGACCGTCGAGAAAAAAATGGAAATCGCCCGCCGGCTCCGCGACCTTGCCTGCGGCCAGTTCAATCTGCCGGAGCATTTTTTATACATAGACCCGCTCACCTTCACACTCGCCGCCGGGGACGCCGAAGGCGCAAACGCGGCGAAGGCGAGCCTCGAGGCGCTTGCCCGGATAAAAACGGAAATGCCGGGCGTGCGCACGGTCATGGGCGTGAGCAACGTTTCGTACGGCCTTTCGCCCGCGTCGCGCAGGGTGCTCAACAACGTCATGCTCAATCACGCGGCCGAGGCCGGGCTCGACGCGGCGATATTCAATCC contains:
- a CDS encoding homocysteine S-methyltransferase family protein, which produces MNKANHPYLELLYSRTPIIFDGAMGTQIQELGVRPSDFRDHEGCNEILNVSRPDLITRIHTNYLRSGAHVIETNTFGANRAKLMEYGLDGSVAEINKTAAQLGRAAVAEACCNHACFVCGTMGPTGILSSQSAGRKKFDFNGTAALFREQATALLDGGADLLLLETMHDLLELRAAVSGIRGLLDERAITIPLQAHASMDAAGRMLLGSDLIAFLAAAAGMGVDVVGLNCNTGPHEMKRHVEELLGLSPLPVCMMPNAGMPKNVNGKAVYDMGPDEFCNTIVPLVSERGLNVTGGCCGTTPAHITALAKALDGKKAARRTITPKTFCGSGISGKDLETEKKPFIIGERLNTQGSKKTKELVLAKNYDELYQVALGQAQMGSSILDLCVAVSEADNEKETMAALVSFLSERVALPFSIDSTDPAVIEAALKACPGAALVNSINLEAGGKRARAILRHAKQFGCPVIALTIDDDGMAKTVEKKMEIARRLRDLACGQFNLPEHFLYIDPLTFTLAAGDAEGANAAKASLEALARIKTEMPGVRTVMGVSNVSYGLSPASRRVLNNVMLNHAAEAGLDAAIFNPLHLDRIDTYAPAVREKAEALLFNRAPQALADFITVFDDKKSGGAGMSREAEKTALSPEEQLRNKVINRDRRDLAPLINGLLEKHEPQRILDEILLPAMAMVGEKMDKGEMILSFVLQAAEVMREALSILEPRLASKNMARRGKIVLATVYGDVHDIGKNLVATILRNQGYNVVDLGKQVPSPDIVAAVKREKPDAVGLSALLVFTSREMAACVAALDREGISVPVLIGGAAVNRDFASRISRLESGGAYAGGVHYAKDAFEASKILEGIKKPQAFMEKKAEHPAAGRPPIEAKTQKPEQPPYPEMVTPQFYGTSQVLRWDVKSLLSTIDTKRLFKGYFGGGNLDKEAFKTACEKEFQPAYDQITRLISTENLVDAAGLYGIFPAYTDDDKLVILDPGDYSSHRAEFILPRVERKKNRSIADYFRPEGDVIAVQIVTMGKAIDEKCSAFLKNENKYALGFYLNGLANYLTELLADKVTAEIRRAFLIPADRGRRYSFGYPGLPGVEEQVKLFELLGVEERLGVSLTSGFQMVPEHSTMGIFVHHPEAEYL